In Streptomyces capitiformicae, one genomic interval encodes:
- a CDS encoding enoyl-CoA hydratase/isomerase family protein — MTVHLEVAEGVGTIRLDRPPMNALDKAMQDGLKDAAEEATHRDDVRAVVVHGGEKVFAAGADIKEMLGMDHAAMIAWSRPLQESFTAVARIPKPVVAAVTGYALGGGCELALCADYRIAAENAKLGQPEIQLGLIPGAGGTQRLSRLIGPSKAKDLIFTGRMVKADEALALGLVDRVVPADEVYTQAHAWAAKLAQGPAIALRAAKESIDAGLETDLETGLAIERNWFSALFATEDRERGMRSFVQEGPGKAKFL, encoded by the coding sequence ATGACTGTGCATCTTGAAGTGGCCGAAGGTGTTGGCACCATCCGCCTGGACCGCCCGCCCATGAACGCCCTGGACAAGGCCATGCAGGACGGCCTCAAGGACGCGGCCGAGGAGGCCACGCACCGCGACGACGTACGGGCGGTCGTCGTCCATGGCGGCGAGAAGGTGTTCGCGGCCGGCGCGGACATCAAGGAGATGCTGGGCATGGACCACGCGGCGATGATCGCGTGGTCCCGGCCCCTGCAGGAATCCTTCACCGCCGTGGCCCGTATCCCCAAGCCGGTCGTCGCCGCCGTCACCGGCTATGCGCTGGGCGGCGGTTGCGAGCTCGCCCTGTGCGCGGACTACCGCATCGCCGCCGAGAACGCGAAGCTCGGCCAGCCGGAGATCCAGCTCGGGCTGATCCCGGGCGCGGGCGGCACCCAGCGGCTGTCGCGCCTCATCGGCCCCTCCAAGGCCAAGGACCTGATCTTCACCGGCCGTATGGTCAAGGCGGACGAGGCGCTCGCCCTCGGTCTGGTGGACCGGGTCGTCCCGGCCGACGAGGTCTACACGCAGGCCCACGCCTGGGCCGCCAAGCTGGCCCAGGGCCCGGCGATCGCGCTGCGCGCCGCCAAGGAGTCGATCGACGCGGGTCTTGAGACCGACCTGGAGACCGGACTCGCGATCGAGCGGAACTGGTTCTCGGCGCTGTTCGCCACGGAGGACCGCGAGCGCGGGATGCGGAGCTTCGTGCAGGAGGGGCCGGGCAAGGCGAAGTTCCTCTGA
- a CDS encoding L,D-transpeptidase, which yields MNGRPISGASVGARTRGSKGLLALVLGLMLLAVTACSGSGASGSGSDKAKGSDKSASDKAATKASEAVVSIAPKNGADSVATSGALKVTAAKGKLTEVTVENDKGEKIAGEIASDGASWTPSIHLNSATEYKVHAVAKDSEGREAAEDSTFTTLTPKDTFVGIFTPEDGSKVGVGMPFSIRFTRGITDPEAVEKAITIKTEPAVEVAGHWFGNDRLDFRPEKYWKAGTKVTVDLNLDGVEGRDGVYGEQNKKISFTIGRSQVSTVDVKKLTMKVARDGKVIKTIPVTTGKPGMETWNGQMVISERLRVTRMNGETVGYGGEYDIKDVPDAMRLTTSGTFIHGNYWGGGAFGNYNASHGCIGLRDTRGGYDRGAPGAWFFDSSMVGDVVVVKNSNDRVVDPDNGLNGWNMSWDKWKA from the coding sequence TTGAACGGGCGACCGATATCGGGGGCGTCGGTTGGTGCGCGGACTCGGGGAAGCAAGGGGCTACTGGCGCTGGTGCTCGGCCTGATGCTGCTCGCCGTCACCGCGTGCAGCGGAAGCGGAGCTTCGGGCTCCGGCAGTGACAAGGCGAAGGGCTCGGACAAGAGCGCGTCCGACAAGGCGGCCACCAAGGCTTCGGAAGCGGTGGTCTCCATCGCCCCGAAGAACGGTGCCGACTCCGTGGCCACCAGTGGCGCCCTCAAGGTCACCGCCGCCAAGGGCAAGTTGACCGAGGTCACGGTCGAGAACGACAAGGGCGAGAAGATAGCCGGGGAGATAGCGAGTGACGGCGCCAGTTGGACGCCGTCCATCCACCTCAACTCGGCCACCGAGTACAAGGTGCACGCCGTCGCGAAGGACTCCGAGGGGCGTGAGGCGGCCGAGGACTCGACCTTCACCACCCTCACCCCGAAGGACACGTTCGTCGGCATCTTCACTCCCGAGGACGGTTCCAAGGTCGGCGTCGGCATGCCGTTCTCGATCCGCTTCACCCGCGGCATCACGGACCCCGAGGCCGTCGAGAAGGCCATCACCATCAAGACCGAGCCGGCCGTCGAGGTCGCGGGCCACTGGTTCGGCAACGACCGCCTCGACTTCCGCCCCGAGAAGTACTGGAAGGCCGGTACGAAGGTCACCGTCGACCTCAACCTCGACGGCGTCGAGGGCCGCGACGGCGTCTACGGTGAGCAGAACAAGAAGATCTCCTTCACCATCGGCCGCAGCCAGGTCTCCACGGTCGACGTCAAGAAGCTCACGATGAAGGTCGCCCGCGACGGCAAGGTCATCAAGACCATCCCCGTCACCACCGGTAAGCCCGGCATGGAGACCTGGAACGGCCAGATGGTCATCAGCGAGCGCCTCCGCGTGACCCGGATGAACGGCGAGACGGTCGGCTACGGCGGCGAGTACGACATCAAGGACGTCCCGGACGCGATGCGTCTGACCACCTCCGGCACCTTCATCCACGGCAACTACTGGGGCGGCGGCGCCTTCGGCAACTACAACGCCAGCCACGGCTGCATCGGCCTGCGCGACACCCGCGGCGGCTACGACCGCGGCGCGCCGGGCGCGTGGTTCTTCGACAGCTCGATGGTCGGTGACGTGGTGGTCGTCAAGAACTCCAACGACCGCGTCGTGGACCCGGACAACGGTCTCAACGGCTGGAACATGTCGTGGGACAAGTGGAAGGCGTGA
- a CDS encoding L,D-transpeptidase produces MNHAQTHARRAGAALTAVLTWAGLLASAAGCTAGSPLTSGKAPDDTIRVTPEDGSKGVRPEQRFEVRVPSGRLESVKVVKSQDAQESPVPGRLSADGLTWRPTGSQKLALAAEYTVDAVALDGHGRRSARHVTFTTYVPEERFVAYVTPENRATVGTGMIVSLGFNRDIEDRAAVERAVDITARPAVEVRPHWFGGNRLDFRPEHYWTPGTEVTVGLRLRDVEGAPGVYGQQYKTFSFTIGRHQASLVDAARHTMRVERGDGVLATLPITAGAPRTTTYNGKMVVTEMLEVTRMNGATVGFKKANGKGEYDIPDVPHAMRLTTSGTFLHGNYWAQDVFGRANVSHGCVGLRDVKGGSSQTPAGWFFDRSLVGDVVEVVNSNDKTVAPDNGLGGWNMGWKEWKAGAAVK; encoded by the coding sequence GTGAACCACGCACAGACGCACGCGCGCCGCGCCGGTGCCGCGCTGACCGCCGTACTGACCTGGGCCGGCCTGCTGGCCTCAGCCGCGGGCTGCACCGCCGGCTCACCTCTGACCAGCGGAAAGGCACCCGACGACACGATCCGGGTCACACCGGAGGACGGCAGCAAGGGCGTGCGCCCGGAGCAGCGCTTCGAAGTCCGGGTGCCCAGCGGGCGCCTGGAGTCGGTCAAGGTCGTGAAGTCCCAGGACGCCCAGGAGTCACCCGTACCGGGCCGCCTGTCCGCCGACGGGCTGACCTGGCGCCCCACCGGCTCACAGAAGCTCGCGCTGGCCGCCGAGTACACCGTCGACGCGGTCGCGTTGGACGGCCACGGCCGCCGCTCGGCACGGCATGTCACCTTCACGACGTACGTCCCCGAGGAGCGCTTCGTCGCGTACGTCACCCCCGAGAACCGCGCCACCGTCGGCACCGGGATGATCGTCTCCCTGGGGTTCAACCGGGACATCGAGGACCGTGCGGCCGTCGAACGCGCCGTCGACATCACCGCGCGGCCCGCCGTCGAGGTCCGCCCGCACTGGTTCGGCGGGAACCGCCTGGACTTCCGCCCCGAGCACTACTGGACGCCCGGCACCGAGGTCACCGTCGGCCTGCGGCTACGGGACGTGGAGGGCGCGCCCGGCGTCTACGGCCAGCAGTACAAGACGTTCTCCTTCACCATCGGCCGCCACCAGGCCAGTCTCGTCGACGCGGCCCGGCACACCATGCGCGTCGAGCGCGGCGACGGCGTGCTCGCCACGCTGCCCATCACGGCCGGGGCGCCCAGGACGACGACGTACAACGGGAAGATGGTCGTCACCGAGATGCTCGAAGTGACCCGGATGAACGGCGCCACCGTCGGCTTCAAGAAGGCGAACGGCAAAGGTGAGTACGACATCCCGGACGTCCCGCACGCCATGCGCCTGACCACCTCCGGCACCTTCCTGCACGGCAACTACTGGGCCCAGGACGTCTTCGGCAGGGCCAACGTCAGCCACGGCTGCGTCGGTCTGCGCGATGTGAAGGGCGGCAGTTCGCAGACCCCGGCGGGCTGGTTCTTCGACCGCAGCCTCGTCGGCGATGTCGTCGAGGTGGTCAACAGCAACGACAAAACGGTCGCTCCCGACAACGGACTCGGCGGGTGGAACATGGGTTGGAAGGAATGGAAAGCGGGTGCTGCGGTGAAGTAG